The Acropora muricata isolate sample 2 chromosome 5, ASM3666990v1, whole genome shotgun sequence genome includes a window with the following:
- the LOC136916802 gene encoding testican-2-like — MKMRDRIFLNEVQFNPTFGEDRNFFELNQSYCSEYQAGYYDKNSSHFTITLLSCRVGVRLEFLLASLRHLSLIIVGRSTLLNVQVKMNSFWVVVLCSLAVMVVDAKKGKHHRLFKEKNHSRKTAAHVDCKEVGSRLLDWFHILRTSLIKDEMRAKGVPLPQDGEVLPKMNLEGAKTMLFKSDACREPISSVFHDVFDENKDGMLEFSELPGFSEFSMDPCMMAFFEKCAGRKKSLTEKEFCGCFSSVVPPCLNKLRQNLPLLLVRGEGHPVPGIHFPSCDQDGYFLPEQCTVLDKQGNKKCWCVDRHGSKIEGTTECSDNTEPPTS, encoded by the exons ATGAAAATGAGGGACAGAATTTTTCTGAACGAAGTTCAATTTAACCCAACCTTTGGTGAGGACAGAAAT TTCTTTGAATTAAACCAATCATATTGTTCGGAATATCAAGCGGGTTATTATGATAAAAACAGTTCTCATTTTACAATAACCTTGCTGTCTTGTCGCGTTGGCGTTCGTCTTGAGTTTCTTTTGGCAAGCTTGAGACATTTGTCTTTGATTATCGTTGGAAGGAGTACATTGCTTAATGTGCAAGTGAAGATGAACAGTTTTTGGGTTGTCGTTCTTTGCAGTTTAGCTGTAATGGTGGTGGATGCGAAAAAG GGAAAACATCACAgacttttcaaagaaaagaacCACTCAAGGAAAACGGCAGCACACG TTGATTGTAAAGAGGTTGGTTCTCGTTTGTTGGATTGGTTTCACATTCTTCGAACAAGCCTGATCAAAGATGAAATGAGAGCCAAAGGCGTACCATTGCCTCAAGATGGAGAAGTCTTACCTAAAATGAACCTTGAGGGAGCAAAGACCATGCTTTTCAAATCTG ATGCCTGCAGGGAGCCAATCAGCTCTGTGTTCCATGATGTTTTTGATGAAAACAAGGATGGCATGTTAGAGTTTTCTGAGCTTCCTGGTTTCAGTGAATTCAGCATGGATCCATGTATGATGGCATTCTTTGAGAAATGTGCAGGAAGAAAGAAAAGTCTTACGGAGAAAGAGTTTTGTGGCTGCTTCAGTTCTGTTG TGCCACCCTGCCTAAATAAGCTGCGGCAAAATCTACCTTTGCTGTTGGTGAGGGGAGAAGGGCACCCAGTCCCAGGGATTCACTTCCCATCATGTGACCAAGATGGATACTTTCTACCAGAACAGTGCACAGTTTTGGATAAACAGGGAAACAAGAAATGCTGGTGTGTGGACAGGCATGGAAGCAAAATAGAAGGCACGACTGagtgtt CCGACAATACAGAACCTCCAACTTCATGA